The DNA segment aggtaaattatatttttgtaaaataatacgcCTATTTTTGACGAATATTAGTGGTGGTTGctgtgtattttaaaaataagttacgaAGACATGAGATATTCTAATGTTACTCTCAAAAACGCATGaaacgtataattatttagcgTCACATTTCTGTTCATTCACTTTAAGAATACGTAATAAATACCCATCTAAAATAAACACCAAGTAAATCTTGGCTCGAATCAATAAATTACACGTACGTAATCGTGttgcaataaaaattcattaaattaatgttatggATAAATTGACAGTGAAGGTTTTTGTAAGTACCTACATTTGTCTTTTtgtaagaaattttatttttaatagtaggTAATGTTCTACAAATTATCGACACAACTTACGTTATTTTTAGTGCACACTGGTCTTCGGCTATCACGACTTGACTTAGggatttcaatataatttacttgTTATTACAAAAGATTCAGTACgtgtgaataatttaaataatttattttataaaaacatattttaaaaacatagcGGTATATCAACCTCAAGCATAGTTCGAGAACTGATGATTATGCTTTTGACATGTTTTGACGTTTTACTAATCAATCCGTCATTTTGACGCAAAAGGTTAGACAAACAGCTGATCAAAGGACTGCCaactcaaatttatttaaactcccgtatattcattaaaaattaatatgtatacaatacctcactttaatatataaaacgatAATAGCTCATTACATGTACatacagtatttaaatttgtatcgttgtattaaaaatgttaataaaaaaaactgtatactCGAGCTAAgtagtgataaaaaaattatttatacaattcaaTGACACTGTTTTagttaaatcaatatatatttgtttcatatcATGAATACATAAAAAGTGTAGTCGATGAATACGATCGGACCTTTTTGCAATAATATGATAACGGCCATTAAGTGGCAACtgcaatttattattgtcaaGGGCGTTAGAAATGTGACCAATcgcatttattcattttatttttaatggcgcCTTCTGTGTCAATCACAATTCCGCTAATGACACGTGACCAAtcgcatttaatattgatatttaggAAGACAACTAGCAACTGTCAGTACTCACTACTCAGTTGGTCAGTTGTCATTTGTCAGTCGTTTTCATTCTATCAAAGCTGATGGACGTCTTTTAAGTTGATGTTGCAAATATTTTGCGGaatcgttttaaataaatttaccgGAAGGTAACTGTAATTTTCTATAAGGTAAATTAAATGCTACAATagaattattcatatttggaAATGttgttaattcaaatttaatgtgttttatattttcgatgTAACTTTCTGCTTCCTGTGTTATCTAACattcgtaaatattaaaaaaaacatctttaaGGTAGCCAAAAAATTTACAGAATACAGATGTACTGGTGATGAGTGTGTAACTTTAGCTTCACAATGTCTAGTTGTGAAGTGGATTTATTTCGTGATACATGGGTTCGATACTTAGGTATGTCGTAAATGTAGTCATACTTTTTTGACTTTGGGAACTATTAAAGAGTTGTGTacagatatttttatcttaatataatttgcaatagtatatatatatatattcacctaactttagttaatttaatttttagttattttattatttgtcaaaaataaaaacatccaTAATAGTCATAGTAAGAAGaaaagacaattaaatttaaacttacccCTCATCTTTGCTAATGTATTGGTCACTGAAAAGATCCATGTGTGCAGGGTATGCCAATGAAGTCGGTGAATCGTTTCGGTCACTTGTACCCGTCAAAGTTGTAAGGGCTAGCTATGCTGTTGCATTTGCCTACGCCTTTGCTGACACTGCGGATAAAGGATGGAAGATGTATCAGGTATggcaaaatcatttttaaattttagttgatGAGTGAAAACCACTAACAacagacattttattaaaattaaataattagttttattttctaacttAGAATTTTCAAGTTTTGGTGTTAGAGGCACTAATAGAATATCTGTTACAATCCTGGtaagaaaacattatttgaaactttgttttaataccTATTTGGTTTAGTGCCTATTTAAGGTTACATAACTGTACTTTATTGTACAGTATTGTAACCTTAAATAGGCAAAATTGCTTACCAAAAGTGGccatttatcttttaaatacttttcaaataaaaatagtctatataatatacataagtaCAGAGATAATGAGGTATTTTAATCATGCAAAATTAGAATTGCTTGTTGTTTTTTGAGTGTATTATTAACtacaataagaaatatttcctCTTTCTAACCTAAGTAtggttaaacttaaaaatagaattaaaatagttcttatatgtacttatagttaaacattaaattaacttttttttttgagtaGTAGTAAATCAAATAGTTATTATAGTGTGTGGTCTTTCAGAATGATGGTAGGCCAAAGAAGGTGCTAATTGAAACAGGTGATGCTCTGATTTGGCAGACTTTGGCTTCAGTAGTTATTCCAGGCTTTACAATTAACAGGTTAGGCTTCTGAAGTGAATTGAACagttgcttttttatttataaaaacattatcacTGTAGGTTGATCAATAAATAGTTGCATAAATTAAGGCGAACAAAAATAGTTGATCCCTTGGGAAGTATCCCAGTGTTGCAGTAGCAAAAAGTGGATCaaccattttaaattttctttttaagttttttcttttctaaacTATCGTACGTAACTTGGTAtagttgtatattaaatatctatgaaTGGTTGTGgaagaaatgaaataaatttgcgcaatttaaaaatgctaattattcatatatatttgattaaatgttGAACTGGCTTTTATCATAATGtcaatatatgtattgtacTTTGCTGTAGATAACTTTGGTGGCGGTGGTTGTTCAAATATACGAGCCCTGATAAATAGTTCGTGTGAGATTGTttctaatttcattatttatgtctatctatataatattaagctGTACTACTACTATCACAGTTATTTATGCCATTTATTAATTCTGAACCGATAAACTATTttagctttttaaatttatacatatcctgttttaaattgtaagaagttataaacaaaatagttCGATGCAAAGAGTTCGTTTATCAGTGAGTTAAATAAACCCGTGTGTGAAGAGCTTTAAAAGCTAAATAGTTTATGGGATCGATGCTGGCAAATCAAGTTACCGAATAtcaagttaaaaaattgtatctaaataatgctattaatttattttgttgtgtttGTAACTTAGAAATTTGATTTTGCATGCTGTACCCCCCATATTTCAgttagatatatgaaatgtgaCTTTATgtgaaagattttatttatttttttatttattttttaccctgaatattacatattatgatgtttttgagatatttatttatgtaactaactTGGCTGATTCAAAGGTTCTTAAACCTAAGTGACACTCCAATATAGCGTAGTCGACCTATTTAGAAATTAACGGAAACGAGAaagttaaattacaattcatAAATTGCGTGGAACTTAAGGGCTCATTTTGGCTTCAAGTGTGCgatttatttttgagattccttctaatttttaactaaaatatatatgattatatgtaattgtataatgttattaagtttaatgttaattgttaattttcagGATTTGTGCATACACCaacaattatttacagaagaatGCTAAGCGCCTACCACCAACTCCAAGAAGTTTGGTCACAGTAGCCGTTGGTCTGGCCTCAATACCTTTTATTGTACATCCAATTGACAATGGTGTGACGCTACTCATGAATCTCACTTACAGACGATGGATCCattgaaaaagttttacttttaattttttaactgttaaaAAGTGAatgctttaaatttaaatttaaattggaaattctagtaatttaaaacattagtaTCATTGCGGGTATACAATATCCTGTATTTTCTGCATTTTGTTTGCAATACAGCGCACATAATTTGTCAATTATCGTTGTTTAATATCGTTACAAATGTGGATTGCGTATAACTAAATAGAGAAAAGTCGTTTAAAGAATTGTGAAAATTCGCTAGGTTTTAGCTCTGACATATGGCTTACGCAAGAGGTATGaaaatggttaaataaaatttgctgTAGATGAAAATTTCTTTAGTGTGCAATTGTGTTTTAAGTgccttttttgtatttttggaTCATATTCacaaattatgttttgtaattatatatagttacttTAGTATACACATACttcaaaatctttaataattgaaaatgatatatagtgtaattttaaatgaaaaaaaatattccattgAGTATCACATGTTgagtaacaaacaaatataattagcgTTGTTAGTGAGCGATTCACTATTTGTCATATGACCAAATTAACGCTGACAcgttagatttatttttatactgtttgaactgattttaataaaaaccgcTTTGTTCCGATGATTGTATACGCCCCTTGTAACGTAGTGTCGTAGTCACGGCAACGCCATCTGTTGGTTAGCGGCGGCAACTCGAAGTCTTTACTCTCAAAAAAATAACCATATGATTTGTATGTCACTGTATGTTTACGCaacaagaaattattattgcgtTAAACCAAACAATAATGTTGCCTGAATCTGCCGCAACGCCGCGCCACTAGAGTTATACAAGAGGCGTTTAGTGAGGAATATTGTTCGTATAGTTcgttttcattaatttcaaaGTAATGCAATCAAATTTACTCTTATAGTACAAATGCAAAATGTGTCTAAAATCTACAGTTtacattcatacaaaaaaGTCCCTAATCTATTGGCCGCATAtctatgtatttttctatgtatatttcaatatttatgtattttttcatgCATatctttttacttttaataagcGTTCTGTctacacatattattttgttggaAATTTAGTATAACAGACTGATTTTAATTGTTCCTAAGGACTCCTTAATAATTgggcttaatttatttacagattaTTATAACACCtcacaaaaacattttgacgATGCGTACACTTTGTCTTTacgtttgttatttaaaaatctttttaaaatatctttttgtGGTTGGTTGGGTTGGGTgccttttgaaattatttatttgctatagttaaataatttaatattttatactttatttgtttataactaTTGGACTTGTTATATGTGCATATTAGTAAtagtgtttatgtttttagtataattttattgttgctTGGTTTAGACTCTAGGCTGTGACATTAATGTAATAGTTATGATAATTTTAGTGCGTTCGAATtgagttattatatattgttaaggATTTTCGgggttttaagaaaattattatttaattactggGATATGTTCCTTAAATTgagactttatttaaatctgtgTTTTATATCGtttgttgttaaaatattaaagtttagaatcaatacaaattaaatgtgccatgtatatattatctaataattattttatacgaaaaatgcatgtaaaaaatattccattgttgatgttaataaaaatataagtgacAAAATGacattctttattttcttaagtaactgctaataataataataataattaatggtcGATTAGCAAAGCAAGAGGAccatttagattttatttatttaattaatttgattaatcataaaaacagCACAGTCagtcatacaaaaatatcatgtTAATGTCATGTtacataattatcataatgttataacaatagttatttttatttgtttccaaAACTTATGGTCTAAATACTCTCCCAGGCTATAAGGGCATTTTgccttaaaaatttaaacatagattTTACGATTGATAGTTTTAACAGCAAAGAAAGATACcctctataaaaaataaatttatgtggtGGCTAAAGATGTTTGCTAGTTCATAGTTGCATATTATAattgacaaataaattaacgCCTGAAGAAA comes from the Pieris rapae chromosome 3, ilPieRapa1.1, whole genome shotgun sequence genome and includes:
- the LOC110996577 gene encoding mitochondrial fission process protein 1, with the translated sequence MSSCEVDLFRDTWVRYLGYANEVGESFRSLVPVKVVRASYAVAFAYAFADTADKGWKMYQNDGRPKKVLIETGDALIWQTLASVVIPGFTINRICAYTNNYLQKNAKRLPPTPRSLVTVAVGLASIPFIVHPIDNGVTLLMNLTYRRWIH